TCCTTCGTATACTTCTTTGTTTTATTAAAGTTCTGAAAGCTTTTTTCAACATTAAACTTTTGTTCAGGTTTCAATTCCGCTCGTGATTCATATAAGCTCTTTAATAAATCCCCATATCTATCTGCCGTTTTCCAGTCATATTTTAAGCCGGACAGCATCCCCAATTGATTAGCTCTAAAAGTTGCACCATCTTTTGGCATGTGAGTTTCCTGGTCCCAACGCAACAATGAAATGGATGAATCTAATTCCTGTATTTTTAGTGCATGTTCACAATATTCCTTATAATATTTATCTACTTTTGACATCTGTATTTTTTAAGAAGTTTTTAGAATTTTAAAAAAGTGAAATATAGCATTTTTCAAGCTATTCTACTTAAGATTTACAGCTTTATATACAAAAAAGTTTATTTATGGATTATTTAAATCGGGATGATGCTTTTTTTATGAATGAAGCATTGAAACAAGCTTTTATAGCCGAAAGCGAAGATGAGGTACCGGTGGGTGCGGTAATAGTGCATGGGAATAAGATTATTGCCAAAGCCTACAATCAGGTAGAAAGATTAAAAGATGTCACAGCACATGCTGAGATGCTTGCTATTACAGCTGCCTCTAATTTTCTTGGTAGTAAATATTTAACGGATTGCAAAATGTATGTTACACTTGAACCATGTTTAATGTGTGCAACTGCTATCTTCTGGTCTAAATTAGAACAAACCATATATGGAGCAGCAGATAACAAAAAAGGATTTTCTACCGTGAGCACTAATTTTCAAGAAAATGAAAAGATAAAATTTTTAGAAAATAATGCTTGTGCAGAAATACT
The Chitinophagaceae bacterium DNA segment above includes these coding regions:
- a CDS encoding nucleoside deaminase produces the protein MDYLNRDDAFFMNEALKQAFIAESEDEVPVGAVIVHGNKIIAKAYNQVERLKDVTAHAEMLAITAASNFLGSKYLTDCKMYVTLEPCLMCATAIFWSKLEQTIYGAADNKKGFSTVSTNFQENEKIKFLENNACAEILKDFFKKKRNI